CATCAAGAACACAATCAAAATCCGTATTGAGTTTTACATTACGATAAATGATATCAAAATGGCTTTCTTTATTTTCTGGAATTCTGAAATAAGCTTCGTAACCTACCGTATCGCCTCGCAATACAGCCATGGTTTTCAGTGCATAAAACAAGGCATATGTGTAATACTTTCGGCTCTGTTGTCTTCCATAATCATTTGGATAAAAACCGCCTTCAAACAAGATTGTCGGAATCCCAAATTTCATCAAATTATCACCTGAGGAAGTTGGATAAAACTCGTCATTATAACGTGCAATCTGGTTCGGAAGGAATTGTTGCATTTGTATAAAAATCGCCGAAATAATAGCCATACTTTTCTTTCTATTTTCCGTTAAACTTCGCTCAGTATCTTGTGAAGGGGCCAAAAACGAAAGGGTCGCCGGAAGATCTTTATCGGCAGAAAAAATAGTACGCTGATCATGAAGATTTAACGCATAATCATATTTAGTATCTTTTATAAAATTTTTCAAAATTCGCATTTCGATACTTGATTCTTTTAAAAAATCCCTGTTAATATCGATATCAAAAGCATTACGACGCGTCCAGACTTCCGAGCCATCAGGATTTAGCATAAAAATAAAATCTAAAGTCAATGCTAAAAAAAGCTTCTGCTTAACCTCATCATGCGCCTTAAAAAATTCTAATAAATCCAGCATTGCTAGAGTCGCGGTGGATTCGTTGCCATGCATTTGTGACCAAGCCGCCACTTTAACAGGACCATTTCCTAAACTTAATTTATAGATGGGTTTTCCTAAAGATGATTTTCCGATCTCCGTGATACAATCGCTGAGATTGGCTTGTAGGTAAGAAAATAATTTTTCTGGGGAAATATAGCGTTCTGGGAAATCTTGATTTTTTACGTATTGAAAAATTCCAGCCATTATTTGATAATTTAAGTTTGTCAAATTTATGAAAAAGCAATGAATAATTTAAAGTTTACAATTGTAATTTCATTAAACACATGTAAATGTCATCTTGTCTGTTGAAAATATTGTTAATTGAACTATTTATAATTAATTTATACAATTATTTGATTATCAGCTTTTTATATAATTTATATAAATACTTAATTTAACTTTACTTTAAGTATAAAAACACTACTTAATCCTCATTTAAGGACTAATTTATCAAACATGACAAATGTGAGTAAACAACTACCCAATAGCTTGTTATACATTTGTTAATTATAAAAAAACTATTAAAGATTAATAGCAGATAGTATCAAAAGCCATAACCTATTGCTTAATAGAATTTTAGTAAATTTTAATCAAAACTTGGTTTTTTAATTAATGTAAAGTTTACAATTTTATACGATTAAACTTTCCACAATATTTTAACAATACAAGATTTTTATATCATTCAACTACTTGATTATTAGATATATAGTGTTTAATTTACATTTGTAATTTCTAAATGTTTACTTCTGTAATATTTACTCTATTTATAATTGTAAAAGTTTTATTACATTTGTAAAATGGAAATTAATGAGAGAATCTCCGTTATTATGGAGCATTATAATATTAGTCCGTCAGAATTTGCTGAGAAAGTAGATGTCCAGCGGTCGAGTATTTCGCACATCACTTCAGGGCGGAACAAGCCATCTTTGGAGTTTATCACCAAAGTCAAAAATAGCTTCCCAGACATAGAATGGGACTGGCTAATCAATAATAATGGGCCAATGATAAAACCTAAAGTAGAAATTATTGAAGAAAAAGTGGAAGTAAAAAAGCTTCCCCTACCCGACCTTTTCTCTATAATCGAAGATGAAAGTTTTGGTCGAAATAATTTGATTCCAGAAAAAGAGCAAAAAACTAATGCGTCAGAAACGAATAAAATGTCCTCTGACAAAGAAGAAAAAAAAATAATCAATTCTCAGCCATTAGAGAATTTTCCAATGGTACACGAAAATTCTTCGAAAAAAGTGAAGCGCGTTATTTTATTTTTTGAAGACGGCACTTTTGAAGCTTTCGAAAATTAAATCGTTTTTATTTTAAAATCTCACTAAGAAATTGCAACGTGTGTTTCCAAGCACGTTTTGCCATTATCGGATTGTAATCTTCAGATTCTGGATTGGTAAAAGTGTGTCCAGAATTGGCATAGGTAATAATCTGCCAATCGGCTTTTCCATCATTCATTTCTTGGATAAGCATATCATAATCCTCTTTTGTTACACTCTTGTCATCCGCTGGATTTTCAACCAAAATCTTTGTTTTAATAAGATCATTCGGACGCGATTTATCCTTAAAAAGTCCTCCATGAATACTTACAACTCCTTCAACAGGAAAGCCTGCTCTAGCAACTTCTAACGCGCCAGTTCCGCCAAAACAATAACCAATAACTGCTATTTTTTTGGGGTCAGCATTTTGTTTTATCAAAGCATCAAGCGCCAACTGAATCCGATGCTGGTAGGCTTTGTAATCTGTCTTATAGAATGTCGCTATTTTTGCAGCTTCCTCATTGGTTTTAGGAATATTTCCTTCTCCATAAATGTCAGCAATCAAAGCGATATAACCTTCTTTTTGTAAATCGAGCGCGGCTTGTTTGGCCTCGTTATCAATGCCTTTCCATGCTGGTAAAATCAAAACTGCTGGACGTTTTTGTTGCGTGTTGTCTGTTACCAAGGCATTCAACTTTTGCTTAGCATCTTGATAGGTGACTTTCTTCAAAGTTTGTGCGGACATACTTGTCAACATAAATAAACAGGCTGAGATTAAAACTAATTTTTTCATATTCTGGATTTTTGGTTTTATTAAAATTAAACATTTTTAAATTAAATAAATTCACAAAAAAAACAGCTTCAAAAAACTGAAGCTGTTAACTAATTTATCTTGTATTCTTCCCGTCAACTTTGATACGTTCTGGACGATTCGCCAATTCCCAAGCCGTTGTGAAAACCAATTGTGTCCGCTTTTGTAGCAAAGGATAATCAATCTTGTCTGGTGTATCTGTTGGTTTGTGATAATCTTCGTGAATGCCATCAAAATAAAATATAATCGGAATATTATGTTTTGCAAAATTATAATGGTCTGATCTGTAATACAATCTGTCAGGATCTTTAGGATCATCATATTTATAATTTAGAATCAAATTATGACTGTCTTTATTTGCTTGTTCATTAATCGTTTTAAGCTCGGAACTTAACATTGCAGAACCGATAACGTAAACATATTGTTTGCCACGATTTTCGGGGTCATCACGACCAATCATATCGATATTAAGATTAGCAACCGTATTGGCTAATGGGAAAACTGGATTTTTCGCATAATAATCTGATCCCCAAAGTCCATGCTCCTCACCTGTTACATGAAGAAAAAGAATTGAACGCTTTGGACCAAATCCTGCTTTCTTAGCTTTTTGAAAAGCTTCTGCAATTTCCATTACGGCAACTGTTCCGCTTCCGTCATCGTCGGCACCGTTATAGACAACGCCATTTTTCATCCCAACATGATCGTAATGTCCAGAAATCACAATCAGCTCCTCTGGTTTTTCACTTCCTTCGATATAAGCCAAAATATTTTCAGATTCTGGAAGTTGACCATTACGCGTTTTCATAAACTCGGAAGGTACTTTTTGATAATAAGAACCTAAAGCTTTAGGAAACGAAATTCCGTAATTTTTATATTGCTGAATCATATATTCTCCGGCTTTTTTTTGTCCTGGAGAACCTGTGTCACGACCTTGCATATCATCCGATGCAATGATGTATAGATCTCTTTTAAGATCTTCCACAGTGATACTATTATAAGCATTTTTAAAAGCTTCAGACGTCACCGAATAGTCATTTTTCCCATTAAGATTAGAACTTGTAGCACAATTTTGTGCAAAAGCTAGCGCAGCTATAAGTCCTACAAATTTTAAATTCTTCATATATAAATCTATTTCTTTATTAATGAGCCTCTAACCAGTTATCACCAACACCAACTTCAACCGTTAAAGGCACTTTGGTAGAATAAGCCGATTCCATAGCGTCTTTTATAAGTTTAGAAACCTCATCAACTTCTTCCAAAGGTGCTTCAAAAATTAATTCGTCATGCACTTGCAGCAGCATTTTGGTTTTTAAATTTTTCTCTTTTAAAACTTGATCAATTTTAATCATTGCCAATTTGATGATATCCGCCGCACTACCTTGTATGGGAGCATTCACCGCGTTACGTTCCGCATGACCTTTCACTACAAAATTGGTAGAGTTGATGTCATTAAGATGTCGTTTTCTTCCCAACATTGTTACAACGTAACCATTTTTTCTAGCATTTTCAACTTGCTCCGACATATATTCTTTAAGACGTGGATAGGTTTGGAAATAAGCATCAATCATAGCTTTCGCTTCGGTTCTTGACATGCCGGTTTGGTCCGCTAATCCAAAAGCACCTTGTCCATAAATAATCCCAAAGTTGACACTTTTGGCTTGCGAACGTTGCGTTTTTGAAACTTCTTCAATTGGGATTTTAAATAATTTTGCAGCCGTTGCAGCATGGATATCTTCACCATTTTGGAAGGCTTCAATCATATTTTCTTCATTCGAAATTTCAGCAATAAGGCGCAATTCTATCTGCGAATAATCGGCAGAAATTATCT
This genomic stretch from Chryseobacterium sp. POL2 harbors:
- a CDS encoding M14 family zinc carboxypeptidase is translated as MAGIFQYVKNQDFPERYISPEKLFSYLQANLSDCITEIGKSSLGKPIYKLSLGNGPVKVAAWSQMHGNESTATLAMLDLLEFFKAHDEVKQKLFLALTLDFIFMLNPDGSEVWTRRNAFDIDINRDFLKESSIEMRILKNFIKDTKYDYALNLHDQRTIFSADKDLPATLSFLAPSQDTERSLTENRKKSMAIISAIFIQMQQFLPNQIARYNDEFYPTSSGDNLMKFGIPTILFEGGFYPNDYGRQQSRKYYTYALFYALKTMAVLRGDTVGYEAYFRIPENKESHFDIIYRNVKLNTDFDCVLDVAVQYKEIFDAEISNIKLIPYVVEVGDLGRKKAWQEVDCTGRKFVSQNKFPKLDAEINFSIE
- a CDS encoding helix-turn-helix transcriptional regulator; translated protein: MEINERISVIMEHYNISPSEFAEKVDVQRSSISHITSGRNKPSLEFITKVKNSFPDIEWDWLINNNGPMIKPKVEIIEEKVEVKKLPLPDLFSIIEDESFGRNNLIPEKEQKTNASETNKMSSDKEEKKIINSQPLENFPMVHENSSKKVKRVILFFEDGTFEAFEN
- a CDS encoding dienelactone hydrolase family protein; protein product: MKKLVLISACLFMLTSMSAQTLKKVTYQDAKQKLNALVTDNTQQKRPAVLILPAWKGIDNEAKQAALDLQKEGYIALIADIYGEGNIPKTNEEAAKIATFYKTDYKAYQHRIQLALDALIKQNADPKKIAVIGYCFGGTGALEVARAGFPVEGVVSIHGGLFKDKSRPNDLIKTKILVENPADDKSVTKEDYDMLIQEMNDGKADWQIITYANSGHTFTNPESEDYNPIMAKRAWKHTLQFLSEILK
- a CDS encoding M28 family metallopeptidase, whose protein sequence is MKNLKFVGLIAALAFAQNCATSSNLNGKNDYSVTSEAFKNAYNSITVEDLKRDLYIIASDDMQGRDTGSPGQKKAGEYMIQQYKNYGISFPKALGSYYQKVPSEFMKTRNGQLPESENILAYIEGSEKPEELIVISGHYDHVGMKNGVVYNGADDDGSGTVAVMEIAEAFQKAKKAGFGPKRSILFLHVTGEEHGLWGSDYYAKNPVFPLANTVANLNIDMIGRDDPENRGKQYVYVIGSAMLSSELKTINEQANKDSHNLILNYKYDDPKDPDRLYYRSDHYNFAKHNIPIIFYFDGIHEDYHKPTDTPDKIDYPLLQKRTQLVFTTAWELANRPERIKVDGKNTR